TAGAAGTTACCTGAAGGCTTCCTCTGTGTAGGTTCATGATTTGTCTGGAGATTGCCAACCCAATTCCCGAACCGGTTTTTTTGGTAGTATAGAACGGAACAAAAATCCTTTCCAGCGCCTCTGGAATTATGCCCGGTCCATGATCCTCTACCCTCAACATGGTTCCCAAATCTCCCTGAGAAATTGCCGAAAGCCAAATCGTCCGCTCTTTATGATTTTGGATAGATTCACTGGCATTTTTCATCAGGTTGATCAAGATCATTGTAATCTGATCATGGTCACATAATATTGATAAATCATCAGGCTGAATGTCTGTTTTAATTTTGATATCGGAGCCTTTTAGGTCTTCCTTCATCAATATCAGCACATTCTCGAAGAGCGATTTTACAGATACCAGTTCCTTTTTAGGCAATGGAATATTGGTGTAATCCCGATAAGCATTCACAAAATTCACCAAGCCCTTACTTCTGTTGGCAATCGTGTCCAAGCCTTCCTGAATATCTTGATACCCATCTTTCTTGATCAAAAAACCTTCTTTTTGCACATAACTGTCCTCTTCCAATATGGTACTTAAGGAGTCCACTAAACTGGAAATTGGGGTGATTGAGTTCATGATTTCATGTCTCAGAACCTTGGTGAGGTTTTGCCAGGCCTCCAATTCATTGGATTGAAGTTCTGCATTAATGTTTTGCAAAGAGAGCAAGGTCCAACTTAACCCACCCATTTTTAAGGAGGTGGACTGTATGATCAAATGAAGGTTGGGGTTCACTCGATAAGAAACACGCTGGCCGGGTTTCATCTCCATGACCTGTTCCAATAAACCTTTAGAAAGCTTCCCTAAATCAGAGATGTCCCGAAATTGGGGGATTTGTAACAGATGTTTCGCGGCATTATTAATTACCCCGATTTTCCCTTCTGCATTGAAAGAGATAATACCAGAGTTAATGTGCTGAATAATTACTTGAAGGAACAGCATTTGTTCCTCCTTTTCCGCTCTCGTTTGCTTGAACACATTCATGACTTCGTTGAAAGCCATGTTTACCTCCCGAAAAGACTGGCCCATTTGACTATCCGAGGTAAAAGAGCTGGAGAAATCTGTATATCGAATAGAGTCCAAGAAACGGGCAAGCTTATGGTTGACTGAATTTACATAGTAAATCAGTTCACCAATTTGAACCATGGCAATAAACCCTAAAATGGCGGGAGCAAGCCAGAGATCTTGACTGTAATAAAGCCAAAGCCCCAAGTAGAGGCAGAAGATGATCATCAGAATCCGTATCCCGACACCAACCGAAAACCTCTTATAAACCATATTTTTCTAATCTGCGGTAAAGGGATGAGCGAGTAAGACCTAATTCCTCTGCCGCTCGAGTAATATGGCCATTGTGTTTTTGAAGTGCTTTACGAATTAAGATTCGTTCCACATCTTCAATATTTAAATGATCCAGACTGACGGATTCTTCCTGCTTTTCAGGTTGTCCCATTTTTTGAAGGAATAAATCCTCTGGTTGCAGAACATTATGATTACTCATGATGACAGCACGCTCAATACTATGCTGTAGTTCACGGATGTTTCCAGGCCAGTGATACTTCATCATTCGTTTTAATAGAGGTTCTGATGCTTTCCGGATATCCTTATTGTATTTCTTGGAATAAAAGGTAATGAAGTGATTTGCCAGCAAGATGATATCATCGGCCCTTTCTCTTAATGGAGGGAGATTAATTTCAATGGTATTAATTCGATAGAGTAAATCTTGTCTAAAAGTATTGTCATATACCATATTATGTATAGGCATATTCGTCGCCGAAATTAAGCGAATATTTACTTCAACAGCTCTATTGGCACCCACTCGGGTAACTTGTCTGTTTTGTAATACAGCTAAGAGTTTGGCTTGAAGCGGTAAGGGAAGATTTCCAATTTCATCTAAAAACAAGGTGCCTTTATGCGCTTGTTCAAATCGGCCGGCACGATCATCTTTGGCATCTGTAAAAGATCCTTTTTTATGTCCAAAAAGCTCTGACTCAAATAGAGTCTGCGTGATAGATCCTAAGTCAACTCCCACAAAAGCTTCTTTGCTTCTTCTGGAATGACGGTGAATCGCTCTTGCTATCAACTCTTTTCCGGTACCATTTTCACCTAATATCAAAACATTGG
Above is a window of Algoriphagus machipongonensis DNA encoding:
- a CDS encoding sensor histidine kinase, with the translated sequence MIIFCLYLGLWLYYSQDLWLAPAILGFIAMVQIGELIYYVNSVNHKLARFLDSIRYTDFSSSFTSDSQMGQSFREVNMAFNEVMNVFKQTRAEKEEQMLFLQVIIQHINSGIISFNAEGKIGVINNAAKHLLQIPQFRDISDLGKLSKGLLEQVMEMKPGQRVSYRVNPNLHLIIQSTSLKMGGLSWTLLSLQNINAELQSNELEAWQNLTKVLRHEIMNSITPISSLVDSLSTILEEDSYVQKEGFLIKKDGYQDIQEGLDTIANRSKGLVNFVNAYRDYTNIPLPKKELVSVKSLFENVLILMKEDLKGSDIKIKTDIQPDDLSILCDHDQITMILINLMKNASESIQNHKERTIWLSAISQGDLGTMLRVEDHGPGIIPEALERIFVPFYTTKKTGSGIGLAISRQIMNLHRGSLQVTSIPGEKTVFTLNFR
- a CDS encoding sigma-54-dependent transcriptional regulator codes for the protein MSEYKSGKILIIDDNEDLLKAAKIFLKRHFAQVDTETNPDLLPILTHNENYDVIMLDMNFTKDVSSGQEGFYWLDRILELDPSAVVVLITAYGDVNLAVRAIKEGATDFVLKPWENERLLATLNSALKLRQKKLEVDLLKDQKQTLEQDMDRKFTEIIGQSPAMQKVYETIERVAATDANVLILGENGTGKELIARAIHRHSRRSKEAFVGVDLGSITQTLFESELFGHKKGSFTDAKDDRAGRFEQAHKGTLFLDEIGNLPLPLQAKLLAVLQNRQVTRVGANRAVEVNIRLISATNMPIHNMVYDNTFRQDLLYRINTIEINLPPLRERADDIILLANHFITFYSKKYNKDIRKASEPLLKRMMKYHWPGNIRELQHSIERAVIMSNHNVLQPEDLFLQKMGQPEKQEESVSLDHLNIEDVERILIRKALQKHNGHITRAAEELGLTRSSLYRRLEKYGL